The sequence below is a genomic window from Verrucomicrobiota bacterium.
CAATTACAAGCTTCCTAATATATTCTATAGGCTTCCGAATCGCATGGGCCAGTTTCTCGGTTCCGGAGTGACTGAAGTGTTGCCCGGAACAAAAATGGTGCTAAACCTCAATGACCGATTGCAACACACGCTGTTTGTAAATGCACTTAAATATGAATCAGAGATCCAATCCCTTATTGCAAGAACCGTAAAAAATGGGAAAAGTTTGTTTTTAGATATCGGGGCGAATGCTGGATACATGAGTTATGTAGCCTTAAATTCATGTCCAACTACCATTGTCTACGCCTTTGAACCAAATCCCATTTTAGTTGAACAGATCGCGAGGGGGATAGAAATTAACAAGTACTCGTCATTTAAAGTCTTTCAGATGGCGTTGGGAGAGCAAGATAGTCAAATTGAGCTAAACATTCATCCCATGAATGCTGGATGGGCAACCCTCAATCTTGGAGATGAACTCAACAATGAGGAGTGGGAAAAATGTATTGTTCCTCTAAAAAAGCTGGATGATGTGATAACCCAAGAGGAAATCTCGAGACTACCAATCGACCAAATTGTCATAAAGATGGATATTGAAGGAAACGAAGTCAAAGCATTGAAAGGAATGTCCGAACTGCTTCGCAATGAGAAACTAAAACTAATCATTGCTGAAATCTATCAGAAAAGGCTTGAGGCGGCTGGAAATACTCAAGATGAATTATTCACGTTGCTGCAATCGAACGGCTTTGTGGTCTATGCAGATAGTGAATTCAAAAATGAAGTTTCTCTTCCATATAAAAGTAATTCACCATGGAATGCGTATTTTCAGAGAAAATAAACTAAAATGAAGTCTCCTATATTATTAGTGTGGCTTAAGTCTGCTACAGATGGATTGTTTAGGGGGATTACAGGAGTCGACTATTGTCGATTCCGTGAGTGGCCCCTCGCCGAAGGCGCAATGAATTTGGAAGACGGAATGGAGGTTTTGGACGTGGGATCCGGGGATGCCTCATTTTTTCCTCTACTATTAGCATTAAAAAGGGATATTAGACTTACTGTTCTTGATTATTCTGATACTATGGTTGTTTTAAAGAATAGATTTGATCAAATAATTTCAAAAAGACTTACCAAAACGCATCCATCTTACATAAATGCCGATGCCAGAAAAACTCCTTTTCCCAAGAATTCTTTTGATCGAATTAGCTGCGTTTCAACAATTGAACACATTCCTGAATTCGGCGACATCGAATCCATACGAGAATTCGAACGCATTTTGAAACCTGGAGGAAGGCTTGTAGTGACAGTTCCGATGACTGCTAATGCTAGAGATGAATATAAAATGAATCATGTCTACGAAAGGACCGCCGATGGTGGTCCTGTTTTCTTTCAGAGGATCTATGATTTTCAATCATTAGAGAATCGTATCCTTTCCGATACAAAACTACGCTGCGTTAATAAAAGATTTCTTATCGAACCGCGAAGACAATATTTCTGGGAGCAGGATTGTCCTCGTGAACACCGAAGCGATTTTACGCTACTCCATACCGCTCCGATACAGTCTCGCTTATCACGGGCCTTGATGTTGTGGCGGTCTATGTATTATATCCGTGAGGTTGGGGAAAAAGTAGCCCGGCAATGTTCTTCCAAACTGATTGCTGGCATTGTTGTTCTTGAGAAATAGCCACTTGAATTGATCGGATCTCCTACAAGCCGAATCTTAGCTATCAAGCTGGATCACATCGGTGATTTTGCTCTGGCTCTTCCTGCATTGAGCGCAGTTGCCCTGCAGGCCAAATTGCATGTGGTTGTAAGCGAGTTGAATCTTGGGTGGCGTGAAGTTTGTCCCTGGATTGAGGAGTTTCATGTCGTCCAGTTTCCCGGTTACCAGACCGGGAGACAGAAAAAAAGATCTCGCATTATCACTGCCTTGTCTCTTTTAAAACTAACATGGAAATTACGCAAATACGACTTTGATTATGCTGTTGATCTGCGAACGGTTCCCGATGAC
It includes:
- a CDS encoding FkbM family methyltransferase — protein: MMQTILYKSAERIRALCNYKLPNIFYRLPNRMGQFLGSGVTEVLPGTKMVLNLNDRLQHTLFVNALKYESEIQSLIARTVKNGKSLFLDIGANAGYMSYVALNSCPTTIVYAFEPNPILVEQIARGIEINKYSSFKVFQMALGEQDSQIELNIHPMNAGWATLNLGDELNNEEWEKCIVPLKKLDDVITQEEISRLPIDQIVIKMDIEGNEVKALKGMSELLRNEKLKLIIAEIYQKRLEAAGNTQDELFTLLQSNGFVVYADSEFKNEVSLPYKSNSPWNAYFQRK
- a CDS encoding class I SAM-dependent methyltransferase, which gives rise to MKSPILLVWLKSATDGLFRGITGVDYCRFREWPLAEGAMNLEDGMEVLDVGSGDASFFPLLLALKRDIRLTVLDYSDTMVVLKNRFDQIISKRLTKTHPSYINADARKTPFPKNSFDRISCVSTIEHIPEFGDIESIREFERILKPGGRLVVTVPMTANARDEYKMNHVYERTADGGPVFFQRIYDFQSLENRILSDTKLRCVNKRFLIEPRRQYFWEQDCPREHRSDFTLLHTAPIQSRLSRALMLWRSMYYIREVGEKVARQCSSKLIAGIVVLEK